The following coding sequences are from one Nicotiana tomentosiformis chromosome 3, ASM39032v3, whole genome shotgun sequence window:
- the LOC104109954 gene encoding pectin acetylesterase 9 has protein sequence MKMNVNSVILLKLVLLICWPWLVYSKGEQSRLLVNMTLVHNASTLGAYCLDGSLPAYHLHRGFGAGASNWLLQFEGGGWCNDIKSCLDRSKTRRGSTRYMNKWEVFSGILSDNASLNPDFYNWNRVKLRYCDGASFAGDSKFYNGTYSRSSGERNESTLLYFRGQRIWQAIILDLLPKGLGRAKKALLSGCSAGGLATFLHCDNFTSYLPNNSSVKCLSDAGFFLDERDISLNHTIRSFYEDLISLQGVEPNLNQNCTSTLYYPHLCFFPQYALPYIRTPFFILNSAYDVYQFHHILVPPSSDPQRHWYHCELNVTACNPSQLNILQGFRKDMLEALGVFYEYSRRGGMYINSCFTHCQSETQDTWFAVDSPRINNKTIAQAVGDWYFSRNVSKEIDCAYPCDTTCHNMI, from the exons ATGAAAATGAATGTGAATTCTGTTATCCTGTTGAAATTGGTTCTGCTAATTTGCTGGCCATGGCTGGTTTACTCAAAAGGTGAACAGAGTCGGCTTTTGGTCAACATGACTCTTGTCCATAACGCTTCTACTCTAGGAGCAT ATTGTTTGGATGGAAGTTTGCCTGCGTATCACCTGCACCGAGGATTTGGAGCAGGAGCAAGCAATTGGCTTTTgcaatttgag GGTGGTGGGTGGTGCAATGATATCAAATCATGCTTGGATAGATCCAAAACTCGGCGTGGATCAACTCGTTACATGAATAAGTGGGAGGTCTTCTCCGGCATTCTCAGCGACAATGCGTCTTTAAATCCTG ATTTCTACAACTGGAATCGGGTGAAGCTCAGATATTGTGATGGAGCCTCGTTCGCTGGTGATTCTAAGTTCTATAATGGG ACATATTCCCGTAGCAGCGGCGAGCGAAATGAGAGCACATTGCTTTATTTCAGAGGGCAAAGAATTTGGCAAGCAATTATTCTTGATCTTCTCCCAAAAGGTCTCGGGCGAGCAAAGAAG GCTTTGCTTTCTGGATGCTCTGCTGGGGGCTTGGCGACCTTTTTGCATTGTGACAACTTCACCAGTTATCTGCCAAATAATTCTAGTGTGAAATGCTTGAGTGATGCTGGATTCTTTTTAGATGA GAGAGATATAAGTCTGAACCACACTATCAGATCTTTCTATGAAGATCTTATTTCCCTACAG GGGGTAGAACCAAATCTCAATCAAAATTGCACTTCTACACTCTACTATCCACACCTG TGCTTCTTCCCACAGTATGCATTACCATACATCAGAACGCCATTCTTCATCTTAAATTCAGCATATGACGTGTACCAA TTCCATCACATATTGGTTCCGCCTTCTTCTGATCCTCAAAGGCACTGGTATCATTGCGAGCTCAATGTTACGGCATGCAATCCAAGTCAACTAAATATTTTGCAAG GGTTCCGGAAAGATATGCTTGAAGCTCTGGGAGTTTTCTATGAATATTCAAGAAGAGGTGGGATGTACATAAACTCTTGCTTCACTCATTGTCAAAGTGAGACACAAGATACCTGGTTTGCAGTTGACTCTCCTCGAATAAACAACAAG ACAATTGCACAGGCAGTTGGCGATTGGTACTTTAGTAGAAACGTGAGCAAGGAGATTGATTGTGCATATCCTTGTGACACTACTTGCCACAACATGATTTGA